A single region of the Arthrobacter sp. PAMC25564 genome encodes:
- a CDS encoding bifunctional diguanylate cyclase/phosphodiesterase, whose amino-acid sequence MPGADDDRRLEELVDGIVILSSGDLSHRLQLSPARDGIDAVSTGINLLAEELQSMYESLEVRVAERTALLEAAKAELRRVIDTDELTGLASRSLLREKVFDAVASADAGRQPALILLDLDSFRLVNDSLGYAAGDAVLREAALRLKTAAGAQHVIARLSGDEFAVLVVDQEPDAVLHLASRLSEALKDRILAGGIALSVTAAGGVRYGEPGLRGDELLRDAHIAMHEAKKRGRDNILVFSSAMHEAAKQRVHLVAELRTALASDQLELEYQPIADLRTGRIAGAEALIRWRHPSLGLLSPDVFLAAADEGGLTVEIGHWVLRNAIAQTGRWMGAPGLPQDFSTHVNLAPADLHHLDLAPYIQGLLLQHRVAPRQITIEITETAIMRGGPEVAATMGSLKELGVPIDIDDFGTGYSSISYLRGLPASQAKIDKSLIDDLATDGQQEQFVAAILQLIHSAGLGAVAEGIERREQAEKLRQLDCDFAQGYYFSRPLPVPAMTDLLALHRSSAA is encoded by the coding sequence ATGCCGGGGGCTGACGATGACCGCCGCCTCGAGGAACTCGTGGACGGCATTGTCATTCTCTCCTCCGGCGATCTCTCCCACCGTTTGCAGCTGTCCCCGGCCAGGGATGGCATCGACGCCGTCAGCACCGGAATCAACCTGCTCGCCGAAGAACTCCAAAGCATGTACGAAAGCCTCGAAGTACGGGTGGCCGAACGCACCGCGCTGCTGGAGGCGGCCAAAGCGGAACTCCGGCGGGTCATCGACACCGACGAACTGACCGGCCTGGCCAGCCGCTCGCTGCTGCGCGAAAAAGTGTTCGACGCCGTGGCCTCGGCCGACGCAGGCAGGCAGCCCGCGCTCATTCTCCTGGACCTGGATTCCTTCCGTTTGGTCAACGACAGCCTGGGCTACGCGGCCGGCGACGCCGTCCTGCGCGAGGCGGCCCTGCGGCTGAAGACGGCAGCGGGAGCGCAGCATGTCATCGCCCGGCTAAGCGGCGACGAGTTCGCCGTCCTGGTGGTGGACCAGGAGCCGGATGCCGTACTGCACCTCGCGTCCCGGCTGAGCGAAGCGCTGAAGGACAGGATCCTTGCCGGCGGCATCGCCCTGTCCGTCACGGCTGCAGGCGGTGTACGGTACGGGGAACCTGGCCTTCGTGGCGATGAACTCCTCCGGGACGCCCACATTGCCATGCACGAGGCAAAGAAGCGCGGCCGGGACAACATCCTGGTCTTTTCCAGCGCCATGCACGAGGCTGCCAAACAGCGGGTCCATCTGGTGGCAGAACTCAGGACGGCGCTGGCCTCCGACCAGCTCGAACTGGAATACCAGCCGATCGCGGACCTGCGCACGGGCCGGATCGCCGGGGCCGAGGCCCTGATCCGCTGGCGCCACCCGTCGTTGGGGCTGCTGTCCCCGGATGTGTTCCTGGCCGCCGCCGACGAGGGCGGCCTCACCGTGGAAATCGGCCACTGGGTACTCCGGAACGCCATCGCCCAGACGGGCCGGTGGATGGGCGCCCCCGGGCTTCCCCAGGACTTCAGCACGCACGTCAATCTCGCCCCGGCCGACCTGCACCATCTCGATCTGGCCCCGTACATTCAAGGGCTGCTGCTGCAGCATCGGGTGGCGCCGCGCCAGATCACGATCGAGATCACCGAGACGGCAATCATGAGGGGCGGCCCGGAAGTCGCCGCCACCATGGGCTCGCTCAAGGAATTGGGGGTGCCGATTGACATCGACGACTTCGGTACCGGCTACTCCTCCATCAGCTATCTGCGCGGCCTTCCGGCCAGCCAGGCGAAGATCGACAAGTCACTCATTGACGACCTGGCGACCGACGGCCAGCAGGAACAATTCGTCGCGGCAATCCTGCAGCTGATCCATTCGGCCGGGCTTGGCGCCGTGGCGGAGGGAATCGAACGACGCGAGCAGGCCGAGAAGCTGCGGCAGTTGGACTGCGATTTTGCCCAGGGGTATTACTTCAGCCGGCCGCTGCCGGTACCGGCCATGACGGATCTGCTGGCCCTGCACCGCAGCAGCGCTGCTTGA
- the rarD gene encoding EamA family transporter RarD, with the protein MRKPDGSLSPAPPPTVTAGSPSSRPPAALKAVDKDTTAGILFGIGAYGLWGLLPLYFFVLAPAGAVEIVANRVVWSLLFCVLLITITRSWRVLGAAFRNRTVIVPLSVAAGLIAVNWLTYTYGVTTGQAVEASLGYFINPLVSVLLGVFVLKEKLRPLQWAAVGIGFIAVGVLTVSYGKLPWIALTLALSFGLYGFVKKRVGPRADAATSLSVETIVLAPLAAATMIFLGASGTATLGANGAGHFWLLAASGVITAVPLLFFGASARRLPMTTIGLLQYVAPVLQFIVALAVFKESMTTDRWIGFGVVWLALLLLTVDMLAAARKNSVMRKLARAGAGT; encoded by the coding sequence GTGCGTAAACCCGATGGTTCCCTCTCCCCCGCCCCGCCGCCCACGGTAACCGCGGGAAGTCCCTCGTCCCGGCCCCCGGCTGCGCTCAAGGCCGTTGACAAGGACACGACGGCGGGGATCCTGTTCGGCATCGGGGCCTACGGGCTGTGGGGGCTGCTCCCGCTGTACTTCTTTGTGCTGGCACCGGCCGGCGCCGTCGAGATTGTGGCCAACCGGGTGGTCTGGTCCCTGCTGTTCTGCGTCCTGCTGATCACCATCACCCGCTCCTGGCGGGTGCTCGGCGCCGCGTTCCGGAACCGCACGGTGATCGTCCCGCTCTCCGTCGCGGCCGGATTGATCGCGGTGAACTGGCTGACGTACACCTACGGCGTGACCACCGGCCAGGCCGTGGAAGCCTCGCTGGGCTACTTCATCAACCCGCTGGTCTCGGTGCTGCTGGGCGTCTTCGTCCTGAAGGAGAAGCTGCGGCCGCTGCAGTGGGCCGCCGTCGGAATCGGTTTCATTGCCGTGGGCGTCCTGACCGTCTCCTACGGCAAACTCCCCTGGATTGCCCTGACCCTCGCGCTGAGCTTCGGACTGTACGGCTTCGTCAAGAAGCGCGTCGGCCCCCGCGCGGACGCGGCCACGAGCCTCTCGGTCGAGACGATCGTGCTCGCACCGCTGGCTGCGGCCACCATGATCTTCCTCGGAGCCAGCGGAACAGCCACGCTGGGCGCCAACGGCGCCGGGCACTTCTGGCTGCTGGCGGCGTCCGGCGTCATCACCGCCGTGCCGCTGCTGTTCTTTGGCGCCTCGGCGCGCCGGCTGCCGATGACGACGATCGGCCTGCTGCAGTACGTCGCCCCTGTACTGCAGTTCATTGTGGCGCTGGCCGTGTTCAAGGAAAGCATGACGACAGACCGCTGGATCGGCTTCGGCGTCGTCTGGCTGGCGCTCCTGTTACTGACGGTGGACATGCTCGCCGCCGCGCGGAAGAATTCGGTCATGCGGAAGCTGGCGCGGGCCGGCGCCGGAACCTGA
- a CDS encoding FAD-dependent oxidoreductase, whose translation MSNSAESTSRRPLRVAIVGAGPAGVYAADILTKSSEVKDGDFEVSIDLFEAYPAPYGLIRYGVAPDHPRIKGIVNALHKVLDRGDIRFLGNVTYGRDLSLHDFRAFYDAVIFSTGAIKDADLDIPGIGLEGSFGGADFVSWYDGHPDVAREWPLDAKEIAVIGNGNVALDVARMLVKHADELLVTEIPDNVYRALKDSPVTDVHVFGRRGPAQVKFTPLELRELSHARDVDIVLYPEDFEFDEASDEAIRSNNQIKTMVNTLTNWLVEEHAEAEEPSSRRLHLHFLHSPVEIHDAEGNTAGSGKVAGIKFERMQLDGTGNVKGTGEFLDYPVQAVYRAIGYHGSPLDELEYDGRRGVIPNEGGRVLDAEGKPVPGIYATGWIKRGPVGLIGHTKGDALETIGFLLEDRLSLPPAANPDPQAIIGLLEERGIEYTTWEGWIKLDAHELALGEEWTAQDDANGVVRERIKVVPREDMVEISRDSSKG comes from the coding sequence GTGTCCAACTCGGCCGAATCCACGTCCAGACGTCCCCTCCGTGTTGCGATTGTCGGCGCCGGACCGGCGGGCGTTTACGCCGCGGACATCCTGACCAAGTCCAGCGAGGTCAAGGACGGGGATTTCGAGGTCAGCATCGACCTCTTCGAGGCGTACCCGGCCCCGTACGGGCTGATCCGCTACGGCGTGGCCCCCGACCACCCCCGGATCAAGGGCATCGTGAACGCCCTGCACAAGGTCCTGGACCGCGGCGACATCCGCTTCCTGGGCAACGTCACCTACGGCAGGGACCTGAGCCTGCATGATTTCCGCGCCTTCTACGACGCCGTGATCTTCTCCACCGGTGCCATCAAGGACGCGGACCTGGACATTCCGGGGATCGGCCTCGAAGGATCCTTCGGCGGGGCTGACTTCGTCTCCTGGTATGACGGGCACCCTGACGTTGCGCGCGAGTGGCCGCTGGACGCCAAGGAAATCGCGGTGATCGGCAACGGCAATGTGGCACTGGACGTGGCCCGCATGCTGGTCAAGCACGCCGACGAGCTGCTCGTCACGGAAATTCCGGACAACGTCTACCGGGCGCTCAAGGATTCCCCGGTCACGGATGTGCACGTGTTCGGCCGCCGCGGCCCGGCCCAGGTGAAGTTCACCCCGCTGGAGCTGCGCGAACTGTCCCATGCCAGGGACGTGGACATCGTCCTGTACCCGGAGGACTTCGAGTTCGACGAGGCCTCGGACGAGGCGATCCGCAGCAACAACCAGATCAAGACCATGGTCAACACCCTCACCAACTGGCTCGTGGAGGAACACGCCGAGGCCGAGGAGCCGTCCTCCCGCCGGCTGCACCTGCACTTCCTGCACAGCCCCGTCGAGATTCACGACGCCGAGGGCAACACCGCCGGTTCCGGCAAGGTCGCCGGCATCAAGTTCGAGCGGATGCAACTGGACGGCACCGGCAATGTCAAGGGCACGGGGGAGTTCCTGGACTACCCGGTGCAGGCCGTCTACCGGGCCATCGGCTACCACGGCTCACCGCTGGACGAGCTGGAATACGATGGCCGCCGCGGCGTCATCCCCAATGAGGGCGGCCGGGTGCTCGACGCCGAGGGCAAGCCGGTCCCCGGCATCTATGCCACGGGCTGGATCAAGCGCGGCCCGGTGGGGCTGATCGGCCACACCAAGGGTGATGCCCTGGAGACGATCGGCTTCCTGCTGGAGGACCGGCTGAGCCTCCCGCCGGCCGCGAATCCGGATCCGCAGGCGATCATCGGGCTGCTGGAGGAGCGCGGGATCGAGTACACCACCTGGGAAGGCTGGATCAAGCTCGATGCGCATGAGCTGGCCCTCGGCGAGGAATGGACGGCGCAGGACGACGCCAACGGCGTCGTGCGGGAACGCATCAAGGTGGTGCCCCGTGAGGACATGGTGGAGATCTCCCGGGACTCATCCAAAGGCTAG
- a CDS encoding GAF domain-containing protein, with product MRNLIHPAAPNGYPAELRQKYASAAHEELDAEGLTFPGPHGLPGLSSLIQESWRRSAQLHANPDHPEAPLAMDREELEEYRRQHPLAAIMPVIHKLLVLPSHDSGMLVAVGDELGRLLWVEGDADMQRRAEGMMFVPGADWSEATVGTSAPGTALALGRGIQIAGAEHYKRSVHPWSCTAVPFHDPDSGALLGVVDITGTESAVAPHTLSLVEATVAAAQAQLRVERLQLAAAAQTSPARRRSHASAARSGQDGAGSLYRNSLQLLGRDQALLSIEGRTVALSARHSEILALLSTHPEGLNAEELCSLLYAGEASTMTLRAEMVRLRKILQQLNPEAVPTSRPYRLPMDLVPDAGQVLSCLQRGAHRIALEIYRGAVLPRSEAPGIVELRSRVGSLLREALLTDGSAESLLKYAELPEAKDDVDVRIAALKLLPPRSPKRAAVVADLERLDSELSA from the coding sequence ATGAGGAATCTGATCCATCCGGCAGCCCCCAATGGTTACCCCGCGGAGCTGCGCCAGAAGTATGCCAGCGCGGCCCACGAGGAGCTGGACGCGGAGGGCCTGACGTTCCCCGGGCCGCATGGGCTTCCGGGGCTGAGCAGCCTGATCCAGGAGTCCTGGCGGCGCTCCGCGCAGTTGCACGCCAATCCGGACCATCCCGAGGCCCCGCTGGCGATGGACCGCGAGGAACTCGAAGAATACCGGCGGCAGCATCCGCTGGCCGCGATCATGCCGGTGATCCACAAGCTCCTGGTCCTCCCGAGCCATGACAGCGGGATGCTGGTGGCCGTGGGTGACGAGCTGGGCCGGCTGCTCTGGGTGGAAGGCGACGCCGACATGCAGCGCCGGGCCGAAGGCATGATGTTTGTTCCCGGTGCAGACTGGTCCGAGGCCACGGTGGGCACGAGCGCCCCTGGCACGGCCCTCGCCCTGGGCCGCGGCATCCAGATCGCCGGCGCGGAACACTACAAGCGCTCGGTCCATCCCTGGAGCTGCACGGCCGTGCCGTTCCATGATCCCGATTCCGGCGCCCTGCTCGGCGTTGTGGACATTACCGGCACGGAGTCGGCGGTGGCCCCGCACACCCTCTCCCTCGTGGAAGCCACCGTCGCCGCGGCCCAGGCCCAGCTGCGCGTGGAACGGCTGCAGCTGGCCGCCGCCGCTCAAACCTCGCCGGCGCGGCGCCGGAGCCACGCGTCCGCTGCCAGGTCCGGCCAGGACGGCGCCGGCAGCCTCTACCGGAACAGCCTCCAGCTCCTGGGCCGGGACCAGGCCCTGCTCAGCATCGAGGGCCGCACCGTGGCCCTGTCCGCCCGGCACAGCGAAATCCTGGCCCTGCTCAGCACCCACCCGGAAGGGCTGAACGCAGAGGAACTCTGCTCGCTGCTGTACGCCGGGGAGGCGTCGACCATGACGCTGCGGGCCGAGATGGTGCGCCTGCGGAAGATCCTGCAACAGCTCAACCCGGAGGCGGTGCCGACATCCCGCCCCTACCGGCTGCCGATGGACCTTGTCCCGGATGCGGGCCAGGTCCTCAGCTGCCTGCAGCGCGGAGCCCACCGGATCGCCCTGGAAATCTACCGCGGTGCCGTGCTGCCCCGTTCGGAAGCCCCCGGCATCGTGGAGCTCCGCAGCAGGGTCGGCTCGCTGCTGCGCGAGGCCCTGCTGACGGACGGCAGCGCCGAGTCGCTGCTGAAGTACGCGGAACTGCCCGAGGCGAAGGACGACGTCGACGTCCGGATCGCCGCGCTGAAGCTGCTGCCGCCCCGCTCGCCCAAGCGGGCCGCCGTCGTCGCCGACCTGGAACGGCTCGACTCCGAACTCAGCGCCTGA
- a CDS encoding aldehyde dehydrogenase family protein: MTVYAQPGTEGSKVTFKDRYENWIGGEWVAPVKGQYFENITPVTGKVFCEVARGTAEDIELALDAAHKIAPSWGKTSVAERAAILNKIADRIDENLEMLAVAESWDNGKPIRETLNADIPLAADHFRYFASAVRAQEGRLSQLDDDTTAYHYHEPLGVVGQIIPWNFPILMAVWKLAPALAAGNAVVLKPAEQTPSSILVLMELIGDLLPAGVLNVVNGFGVEAGKPLASSPRIRKIAFTGETSTGRLISQYASQNLIPVTLELGGKSPNIFFNDVADSNDAFYDKAQEGFTLFAFNQGEVCTCPSRALVQEDIYDSFMADAVARVEKIIQGNPLDTETQLGAQASNDQLEKILSYIDIGKQEGAKVLTGGARAQLEGDLAGGYYVQPTVFEGHNKMRIFQEEIFGPVVSVTRFSDYNDAMGIANDTLYGLGAGVWSRNGNVAYRAGREIQAGRVWVNNYHAYPAGAAFGGYKSSGIGRENHSMMLDHYQQTKNLLVSYNENKLGFF; the protein is encoded by the coding sequence ATGACTGTTTACGCACAGCCCGGCACCGAGGGCTCGAAGGTCACCTTCAAGGACCGCTACGAGAACTGGATCGGCGGCGAATGGGTCGCCCCGGTCAAGGGCCAGTACTTCGAGAACATCACCCCCGTCACCGGTAAGGTCTTCTGTGAGGTCGCCCGCGGAACCGCCGAGGATATTGAGCTTGCGCTCGACGCGGCCCACAAGATTGCACCGTCCTGGGGCAAGACCTCCGTCGCCGAGCGGGCCGCGATCCTGAACAAGATCGCCGACCGGATCGACGAAAACCTCGAGATGCTGGCCGTCGCCGAATCGTGGGACAACGGCAAGCCGATCCGCGAAACGCTCAACGCCGACATCCCGCTGGCCGCCGACCACTTCCGCTACTTCGCCAGTGCGGTCCGCGCCCAGGAAGGCCGGCTGTCCCAGCTCGACGACGACACCACCGCCTACCACTACCACGAACCGCTCGGCGTCGTCGGCCAGATCATCCCCTGGAACTTCCCGATCCTGATGGCCGTCTGGAAGCTCGCCCCGGCCCTCGCCGCCGGCAACGCCGTCGTCCTGAAGCCGGCCGAGCAGACGCCGTCCTCAATCCTGGTCCTGATGGAACTCATCGGCGACCTGCTGCCGGCCGGCGTCCTGAACGTGGTCAACGGCTTCGGCGTCGAGGCCGGCAAGCCGCTGGCTTCCAGCCCGCGGATCCGCAAGATCGCGTTCACCGGCGAAACGTCCACCGGACGGCTGATCAGCCAGTACGCCAGCCAGAACCTGATCCCGGTCACGCTCGAGCTGGGCGGCAAGAGCCCCAACATCTTCTTCAACGACGTTGCCGACTCCAATGACGCGTTCTACGACAAGGCGCAGGAGGGCTTCACGCTCTTCGCCTTCAACCAGGGCGAGGTCTGCACCTGCCCGTCCCGTGCCCTGGTCCAGGAGGATATCTACGATTCCTTTATGGCCGACGCCGTGGCCCGGGTGGAGAAGATCATCCAGGGCAATCCGCTGGACACCGAGACGCAGCTCGGCGCCCAGGCCTCCAACGACCAGCTGGAAAAGATCCTCTCCTACATCGACATCGGCAAGCAGGAGGGCGCCAAGGTGCTCACCGGGGGCGCCCGCGCCCAGCTCGAGGGCGACCTGGCCGGCGGCTACTACGTCCAGCCGACCGTCTTCGAAGGCCACAACAAGATGCGGATCTTCCAGGAGGAGATCTTCGGCCCGGTGGTGTCCGTGACCCGCTTCAGCGACTACAACGACGCCATGGGGATCGCCAACGACACCCTCTACGGCCTCGGTGCCGGCGTCTGGTCCCGCAACGGCAACGTCGCCTACCGTGCCGGCCGCGAGATCCAGGCCGGCCGCGTCTGGGTCAACAACTACCACGCCTACCCGGCGGGGGCCGCGTTTGGCGGCTACAAGTCCTCCGGCATCGGACGGGAAAACCACTCGATGATGCTGGACCACTACCAGCAGACCAAAAACCTGCTGGTCAGCTACAACGAGAACAAGCTCGGCTTCTTCTAA
- the adhP gene encoding alcohol dehydrogenase AdhP gives MTTTMQAAVVTEFGKDLQIQTLPVPVPGRGQALVKVLTTGVCHTDLHAAEGDWPVKPTPPFIPGHEGVGEVVALGEGVTDLAVGDLVGNAWLWSACGDCQYCRTGWETLCEAQQNAGYSVDGSFGEYMLVDTRFAARIPAGSDPVEVAPVLCAGVTVYKGLKMTEARPGQWVTISGIGGLGHIAVQYAVAMGLRVAAVDIADDKLALAKKHGAELTVNALHEDPAEVIQRETGGCHGVLVTAVHPSAFGQAIGMARRGGTIVFNGLPPGDFPAPIFEIVLKGLTVRGSIVGTRQDLAEALDFYARGKIHPTVSTRELSEVNAVLDEMKHAKIDGRVVIKY, from the coding sequence ATGACGACGACAATGCAAGCAGCAGTAGTAACCGAGTTCGGCAAGGATCTTCAGATCCAGACCCTTCCCGTTCCCGTCCCGGGCCGCGGGCAGGCACTGGTCAAGGTCCTGACCACGGGCGTCTGCCACACGGACCTGCACGCCGCTGAAGGCGACTGGCCGGTGAAGCCGACCCCGCCGTTCATCCCCGGCCACGAAGGCGTCGGCGAGGTCGTCGCCCTCGGCGAGGGTGTCACGGACCTGGCCGTCGGAGACCTCGTGGGCAATGCCTGGCTCTGGTCCGCCTGCGGCGATTGCCAGTACTGCCGCACCGGCTGGGAGACCCTGTGCGAAGCGCAGCAGAACGCCGGCTACAGCGTGGACGGCTCCTTTGGCGAGTACATGCTGGTGGACACGCGCTTTGCGGCCCGCATCCCGGCCGGCTCCGACCCCGTCGAGGTGGCCCCGGTGCTCTGTGCCGGAGTGACCGTCTACAAGGGGCTCAAAATGACCGAGGCCAGGCCCGGCCAGTGGGTCACGATCTCCGGCATCGGCGGACTCGGCCACATCGCCGTCCAGTACGCGGTGGCGATGGGCCTGCGCGTCGCCGCGGTGGATATCGCCGATGACAAGCTCGCCCTGGCCAAGAAGCACGGGGCGGAGCTGACCGTCAATGCCCTGCACGAGGATCCCGCCGAGGTCATCCAGCGCGAAACCGGAGGTTGCCATGGAGTCCTGGTCACGGCGGTGCACCCGTCAGCATTCGGCCAGGCGATCGGGATGGCCCGCCGCGGCGGGACGATCGTGTTCAACGGCCTGCCGCCGGGCGACTTCCCGGCGCCGATCTTCGAGATTGTGCTCAAGGGCCTGACCGTCCGCGGCTCCATCGTGGGAACCCGGCAGGACCTGGCGGAAGCCCTGGACTTCTACGCCCGGGGCAAGATCCACCCGACCGTCTCGACCCGGGAACTCTCCGAGGTCAACGCCGTTCTTGACGAGATGAAGCACGCCAAGATCGACGGCCGAGTCGTCATCAAGTACTGA
- a CDS encoding DUF779 domain-containing protein, protein MTAARLDAAVTLPGEDISRVALTAESVELLRMLWLRHGPLMFHQSGGCCDGSSPMCYPAGEFITGDSDVQLGLFDISDGLQPQPLEFWMSKEQFNYWSHTHLTVDVVPGRGSGFSVEAPEGKRFLIRSTLMDWPV, encoded by the coding sequence ATGACCGCGGCGAGGCTTGATGCGGCAGTGACGCTTCCCGGCGAGGATATCTCCCGGGTGGCGCTCACCGCCGAGTCAGTGGAACTGCTCAGGATGCTGTGGCTCCGGCACGGACCGCTGATGTTCCACCAGTCCGGCGGCTGCTGCGACGGATCCTCGCCGATGTGCTATCCCGCCGGGGAATTCATCACCGGGGACTCCGACGTGCAGCTGGGCCTGTTCGACATTTCCGACGGTCTTCAGCCCCAGCCGCTGGAGTTCTGGATGTCGAAAGAACAGTTCAACTACTGGAGCCATACCCACCTGACGGTCGACGTCGTCCCGGGCCGGGGGAGCGGTTTCTCGGTGGAGGCGCCGGAAGGCAAGCGGTTCCTGATCCGGTCCACGCTGATGGACTGGCCGGTCTGA